One Candidatus Eremiobacterota bacterium genomic window carries:
- the tcmP gene encoding three-Cys-motif partner protein TcmP encodes MPKKPIRYATEATENFFDVRDPQNAHKTRIVVDFFKAYAAILLRNAPLINYVDPFAGRGYYDRCAVEPSRTGPIPATPLEILSAIDTPQFAPRTVTWFNEGDPDHFRDLRAAIERHPAVPRLVHKPKVTNSDVNERITQFFANRVNEPTFMFVDPYGYRGLTRHLIAAVLKDWGCDVAFFFNYRRVNMAVGHGLFDQHLSAIFGEERLDQLREDLKSIEDPDDREDLILHNLREALLDVGGQYFLKYRFRTSEGSTSHHLIFTSKKRRGFLTMKEKMSQHSWKDPIDEISYFEFVPQPKRALTLFEPQVILPPRNWNYSVKSLANELSRCFRGRKVTLEYLYAGHNDDLPYDLKHYRAALWELSDRGLAKLTRADGRSPRRGQCPDGTTIQL; translated from the coding sequence AAGACCAGGATCGTCGTCGACTTCTTTAAGGCATACGCGGCAATACTGCTAAGAAATGCTCCGCTTATCAACTATGTCGACCCTTTTGCAGGGCGGGGTTACTACGATCGTTGTGCTGTTGAACCGAGCCGCACGGGGCCCATTCCGGCGACGCCCCTCGAGATCCTGTCGGCAATTGACACCCCTCAATTCGCGCCGCGCACGGTAACGTGGTTCAACGAGGGCGACCCTGATCACTTTCGCGATCTACGTGCTGCGATCGAACGCCACCCGGCCGTGCCCCGCCTCGTTCACAAGCCGAAGGTCACCAACAGTGATGTCAATGAGCGAATAACGCAGTTCTTCGCGAACCGTGTAAATGAGCCGACGTTCATGTTTGTTGACCCGTACGGATATCGCGGGTTGACTCGCCACCTTATTGCGGCCGTTCTAAAAGATTGGGGCTGCGATGTCGCGTTCTTCTTTAACTACCGTCGAGTCAATATGGCGGTCGGTCATGGGCTCTTTGACCAGCATCTCTCAGCCATCTTTGGTGAGGAGCGTCTCGATCAGCTTCGCGAAGATTTGAAAAGCATCGAGGATCCGGACGACCGTGAAGACCTCATCTTGCACAATTTGCGCGAAGCTCTCCTGGATGTGGGCGGCCAATATTTCCTCAAGTATCGCTTCCGAACTTCAGAGGGAAGTACATCTCATCATCTCATCTTCACGTCGAAGAAGCGGCGTGGGTTTTTGACGATGAAAGAAAAGATGTCGCAGCACAGTTGGAAGGACCCAATAGATGAAATCTCTTACTTCGAGTTCGTGCCGCAGCCGAAGCGGGCGCTTACGCTCTTTGAACCGCAGGTGATTCTGCCACCACGGAATTGGAACTACAGCGTTAAGAGTCTTGCCAACGAACTATCGCGGTGTTTCCGTGGACGCAAAGTTACCCTTGAATACTTGTATGCGGGGCATAATGATGACCTACCGTATGATTTGAAACATTATCGAGCGGCACTATGGGAACTCAGTGACCGTGGGCTCGCGAAGCTCACCCGCGCCGATGGAAGGTCACCGCGTCGCGGGCAGTGCCCTGACGGCACAACCATTCAGTTGTGA
- a CDS encoding phage Gp37/Gp68 family protein: MAVQSTIEWTNSTWNPTTGCTKISAGCDHCYAERFAERWRGVPGNYFENGFDVQLRPRMLGRPATWKRSRLIFVNSMSDLFHVDIPDAYIDQVFDQMETVDRHVYQLLTKRPERLRRYARRRFKTRELPSHIWCGVTVESDKFAWRADMLRDVNAPVRFLSVEPMIGPADRVDLSGITWVIAGGESGPGFRPLEIDWVRDLRDRCVAAKIAFFFKQWHKGTSGRELDGRTWDEMPATAGAGHN; the protein is encoded by the coding sequence ATGGCCGTCCAAAGCACCATCGAGTGGACGAATTCCACCTGGAACCCAACGACAGGCTGCACGAAGATCTCCGCCGGGTGCGACCACTGCTACGCTGAGCGCTTTGCAGAACGCTGGCGCGGCGTCCCGGGCAACTACTTCGAAAACGGCTTCGACGTGCAACTACGGCCGCGGATGCTTGGGCGGCCAGCCACTTGGAAACGATCGCGGCTCATCTTCGTGAACTCAATGAGCGACCTGTTTCACGTCGACATCCCGGACGCGTACATCGATCAGGTTTTCGATCAGATGGAAACCGTCGACCGTCACGTCTATCAACTGCTCACCAAGCGGCCCGAGCGATTGCGGCGCTACGCGCGCAGACGCTTCAAAACCCGTGAGCTCCCGTCGCACATCTGGTGCGGCGTAACGGTCGAGAGCGACAAGTTCGCCTGGCGCGCCGATATGCTACGAGACGTAAATGCGCCGGTTCGCTTCCTTTCCGTTGAACCGATGATCGGACCGGCCGATCGTGTTGATCTGTCCGGCATTACCTGGGTGATCGCCGGCGGCGAATCAGGTCCTGGGTTCCGACCGCTTGAAATCGACTGGGTGCGAGACCTGCGTGATCGCTGCGTTGCCGCAAAGATCGCGTTCTTTTTCAAGCAATGGCACAAGGGCACTAGCGGGCGTGAACTGGACGGCCGCACTTGGGACGAGATGCCCGCCACGGCAGGAGCCGGTCACAACTGA